TCAACGCATTGAAAGGAAATTGCATTGCATTCTCCAGATTAACCTTGATCCTCGCAATTTTTCCATTGAATGGGATTGTTAAGTCCATCTGCCTAGCTTGAGCTCCGTTCACACATGAACAGGGGGCCGACAATGGCTTTGGCGGAGAATGTCGCGAAGGGCGTCGCCGACGAAACGCCCGATTCTTTAGATGATTTTACAGCCCGCATCGACGCGGCGGTCGCGGTCGCGGCCCGATATGCGGACGCAGTCGATCGGGAATCCCGCTTTCCGTCCGAGGCCTTCGCCGAATTGAAGGCGCAGAAGCTCCTCGGCGTTCTTTTGACGCCCGCTTTTGGCGGCGAAGGACGCAGCGTCGCGGACGCCGCGCAGGTCTGCTATGCGCTGGGCAAGGTGTGCTCATCAACGTCGATGATTTATGCGATGCATTCGGCGAATGTCGCCTGCATCTCAAATCACCAGGACGGCAACGATCATTATCTGTCCTGTCTGCGACGCGTCGGCGTTCACCAGATGTTGCTGGCGTCGTCGACGACCGAAGGCGCCAGCGGGGCCAATGTGCGCTCGAGCGCCGCCGCGATCATCGCGTCTGGAGAGGACATCACCCTGACGCGCGACGCTTCGGTCGTTTCCTATGGCGCCGCGGCGGACGCAATCGTGACGACGGCGCGCCGCTCGCCGGAATCCCTTCCCGGCGATCAGGTTCTCGCTCTTTTCTTCAGGGACGACTACGCGCTCGAGCAGACGTCCAAATGGGACGTCATGGGGATGCGGGGCACCTGCAGCGAGGGCTTCCGCCTCATCGCAAGGGCGCGCAAGGAACAGGTGCTGTCGCAGCCCTACGACATCATTCACAAGCGCTCGATGGTGCCCGTCACACATCTGCTGTGGGCGGCGTGCTGGGCCGGCGTCGCGGCCGGCGCGGTGAGCCGGGCGCAGACCTTCGTGCGCACTGTCGCCCGTGCGCAAAAGGGCGCGCTTCCGCCGGGCGCCCCCTTCGCGACACAGGCGTCGCTCAGTCTCATGGCGCTCGTCAATCTCGTGGACTCCGCGATCGGTGATTATCTGGCGCGGGCGCGTGACGCCGAGGCGCTCGAAGAGATCGCCTTCCAGACGTCTCTCAATCTCCTGAAGGTCTCGGCGTCTGAATTCTCGATTGCAACGGTCATGCACGCCTTCAACGCCTGCGGAATCGCGGGCTACCGCAACGACAGTCCGACGAGCGTCGCCCGGCCGCTGCGCGACATTCTGTCTTCCGCGATCATGATCAACAACAACCGAATCCTCGCCAATGTCGCGACCTCCTGCCTCATCGGCGGGGTGCCGGATTCGATCGTCAAGAGACGCTAGAGGGAACGAGACAATGCGAACTCTCACCAAAGACAGGGCGCTCGTCGAAAAGCTCTTCCATCCCATGGGCGTGGACGGCGTTTATGCCCGAAGCCAGCAATATGAGGATGTGGTTCAGGCGCTGCAGGCGCTGATTTCGCGCCGACGCCCAGCCGGCGCTGAAGTGCTTCGCTTTCCGCCGGTCATGAGCGGTCGTCAGCTCGAGAAGCAGGGGTATCTCAACAGCTTTCCCCAGCTCCTCGGCTGCGTCTGCTGCCTGCATGGGTCGGATGCGGAAATCGGCGCGGCGGTGGAGGAGGCGAACAGGGGCGCCGACTGGACGTTGCAGACAAGTTCAGCCGACCTCGTCCTGAGCCCTGCCGCCTGTTATCCGGTTTACCCGCTCGCGGCGGAACGTGGAACCGTTCCAGAAAACGGTCTGCTTTTCGACGTTGCGGCGGATTGCTTTCGCCATGAACCGTCGCGCGACATCGATCGGTTTCAATCCTTCCGGATGCGTGAATTCGTCTGCATCGGCTCTCCGGCGAAGGTCGCGACGTTCCGCGACGAATGGATGGTGAGCGCGGTGTCGCTTGCCGCCGATCTGGGTCTGCCGCAGGAGATGGATCGCGCGAGCGACCCCTTCTTCGGACGCGTTGGCCAGTTGATGGCCGCAAATCAGGTCGAGCAGGCGCTGAAATTCGAATTGTTGATACCGGTGCGAAGCGAGGGCGGCCCAACCGCCTGCATGAGCTTCAATTATCATCGGGACCATTTCGGCAAGACCTGGACGCTGGTGCAGGAAGACGGGGAGACAGCGCATTCCGGCTGCGTCGCCTTTGGAATCGATCGCCTCGCGGTCGCGCTCTTCGCCAATCACGGGACAGATACGGGCGATTGGCCGGAAAGCGTCCGTGCCCTGCTGCGCCTGAACTGACGTTCTCTCGGAGGAAATGCGATGACGAAGGGTGATGACGCGATTTTATTCTCTCGGGGCGCCGACGTTCGGATGACATCCTGCCCGATCAATCCGTCATGGGTGATCGAGGGCGCGCCGGTCGCGCGCAATTTCATTCTCTCCCAAAGCCTCGACGGTTCGGCGACAGGGCTGCTCTGGGATTGCACCAAGGGCGTCTTCAACTGGCATTATGACATCGACGAAACGGTGTATGTTCTGGAGGGCGGCGCGCGCATAACGGACGATGATGGCGTTGAGCACAACATCGGCCCTGGCGATCACGTGCTGTTTCGCGCCGGCTCGCACGCCGTCTGGCGCGTCGACGACTACATTCGGAAAGTGGCGTTCTGTCGCAATCCCGTTCCCGCGCCCCTGCTGCTCATCGCGCGCATTTTCCGCAAGCTCGTCAAAATCACGGGATTTGGCGGGAAAGCCTCGCCGACGCCCGCAATGTTTGGCGGATAGGAGGAGCCGATGACTGCGCCCGGCGCCCGTGTCCTGTCGCGAACCTGGACTTTTTTCGACGGCCAGTGGCGCGAGGGCAATACGCCCATTCTTGGCTCCCGTTCGCACGGCGCCTGGCTTGGTTCGACGGTCTTCGACGGCGCGCGCGCTTTTGAAGGCGTGACGCCGGATCTCGATTGCCACCTTGCGCGCGTCAACCGTTCGGCGGAAGCGATGTGGCTTGATCCGGTTGTGACGCTGGATCAATGGCGCACACTGGCGCTCGAGGGACTGAAGCGCTTCGCGGGGAATGCGCAGCTCTATATTCGCCCGATGTATTGGGCGGAGGAGGGGCTCGGCGGCGGGGTGCGCTTCGATCCGGCGTCAACGAACTGGTGCCTGGCGATTTACGAAGCGCCGATGCCGACGCCAAATGGCGGCGCGATCACGCTCTCGCCGTTCCGTCGCCCCAGCGCAGAGGTCGCGCCGGTGGGCGCGAAGGCGAGCTGCCACTATGCGAATGGCGCCCGCGCGCTCATCGAGGCGTCGCGGCGCGGCTTCGATAATTGTCTTATGTGTGATCTTCTGGGAAACATTGCGGAATTCGCAAATTCCAACGCTTTTCTGGCGAAAGATGGCGTGGTCTTTACGCCCGCGCCGAACGGGACTTTTCTCAATGGCGTGACGCGTCAGCGCGTGATTGGATTGCTTCGGGCGGATGGCGTGGAGGTGATTGAGACGTCGCTGACCTACGAGGATTTCCTCGGGGCCGACGAAATATTCTCAACCGGGAATTTTCAGAAGGTTGCGCCAATCGCCCGAATTGACGACAGGCGGCTGGAGTCGGGTCCGCTTTATCGGCGCGCCCGGTCGCTCTACTGGGATTTTGCCCACTCGCGCTCCGCAGCGCGCGCCGTAGCCTGATCGGTCACAGCGTTTCCTTTCAACGCGCTCGAGCGTTTGGCAGGTCCATCGTCGGCGTGATGCGGTTCGGGTCGATCATCAGATGAATGATCGCCGGAAGCGCGGAGGCGACCGCCGCATCGAAGGCGGCCGGGAAGTCGGCTGTTTTCTCGACGCGCACGCCGAAGCCGCCGAACGCGGGAGCGTAAGCGGCGAAATCCGGATTTCTCAATTCCGTGCCAATGACCCGGGCGGGATAATGGCGCTCCTGATGCATTCGGATCGTGCCGTAGCAGGCGTTATCGCAGATGATGACGATAATCGGCAGGCCGTATTGTACTGCGGTCGCGAATTCCTGGCCGTTCATGAGAAAGTCGCCGTCCCCGTTCAGGGAGATGACCTGACGTTCGGGATGAAGGCGCTTGAGCGCGACGGCCGCCGGCACGCCGTAGCCCATGGTCGCCGAGGTCGGCGCGTAATGCGACCCGAAGCGTCTGAAGCGGAAATAGCGGTGAATCCAGGATGCGTAGTTCCCGGCTCCGTTGCAGATGATCGCGTCATGCGAAAGATTCTCGCGCAACCAGATCATGATCTGAGAAAGATCGACTTCGGCCGATGGCGTGAAGTCATCCGAGAACTCCAGATAGTCGCGATGCGCTTCCTCTGTCCGCTCGCCCCAGCCGGATGATGACGGCGCGTCCCATGTGGCGATCGCGTCGACGAAGGGCTTTGCGGAAGCGTTGATGGCAAGTGTCGGCGTGTAAACGTGGCCGAGTTCTTCCGCCTCCGGGTAGACATGGACGAATTTCTGCGCGGGCGCGGGGATGTCGAGGAGAGTGTAGCCCTGCGACGGGATTTCGCCCATCCGCCCGCCGATGAGCACGAGGAGATCGCTCTCGCGGATGCGCCGGATCAGTTTGGGATTGGCCGCGAGTCCGAGGTCGCCGGCGTAGCAGGGGTGCATGGGATCGAAGAGGGGGAGGCGGCGGTAGCTCGTAGCGACCGGAATCCGGGCGGCGCCCGCCCAGGCCATGAACTTCCCCCGCGATTCCTCATCCCATCGCGTTCCGCCAAGGACGAAGAAGGGTCGTCTCGCCTGCGCCAGCATATCGGAAAGAAGTGCGAGCGCGGATGGATCGGGCGCGGTTTCGACGATATGAGCGGGACCGCAGGAGATTGGTTCGATTCGTTCTTCCAGCATGTCCTTCGGCAAGGCGAGGACGACGGGGCCGGGGCGGCCGGCGCAGGCGATGTGGAACGCGCGATTCACATATTCCACGATGCGCGGCGCGCTGTCGATTTGCGCGGCCCATTTGGTTTGATCGCCAAACATGGCGCGGTAGTCGACTTCCTGGAAGGCGCCGCGGTCGCGGTTCGTTCTCTCGATCTGGCCGATGAACAGGATCATCGGCGTCGAGTCATGACGCGCGACATGCACGCCCGCGTAGGCGTTGGCGGCCCCGGGACCCCGCGTCACGAAGCATATGCCGGGTTTGCCTGTCGCCTTGCCATAGGCGTCGGCCATCATGGCGGCGCCCGCCTCGTTGCGACAGACGGTGAGTTCGATGTCCGTCTCATAACAGGCGTCGAGCACCGCGAGATAGCTCTCGCCGGGAACACAGAAGACATGATCGACGCCATTGACGATCAGTTGCGAAACGAGGGCTTGCGCCGCGGTGATTGTGGGCATGGGGTCGTCTCAGGCGCCAAAGAGAATATTTTCACAGTAGGACAGATCGCCAATTCTGGGAGGGCGGGGTCCTTTTGCGTATTTTGGACCCCGGTCCCTGAAGAAGACGCCTTTCAGTCCGTCGATCTTTTCGACGGCGTCGACGATCACGAAGAGGTGGCCGCGCGCGAGGAGGGCGCGCCCGAGCGGTCGGGCGAACCGCACATAGTCGTCGAGGCTGCGGCAATAGGCCAATTGCAGGACCGGCGCCTTGTTCCAGAGGAAACGACGGGGAAAAAACAGGAAGGGATGCGCGCGATCGTTCTGGTGAACCAGAAGCCCGATGCACCCGCGGGCGACGTGGTCGATCATCATCTGCTGTTCACTATGCGTCAGCGCCGGTCGCGCCGCGGCGCCCGGATCGAACGCTTCAACCCTGGCGTCTTCGCTGGGGGAGAGGATCGGCGCCGTCAGCATCTGGCCATTGCAATAGCGGCGAAAGCCCTGGGCCTCGATGACAGACCACGTATGTGGCGCGGGGGATATGTTGACATAGGTGACATTCTTGTGGCGCAGCGCCGCGGCGATCAGCAGGGACGCGTAGCCGCGATAGGCGCTGTCGGCATACCAGCTCGAAATATTGCACCTGATGTCGTCCTCTTCGACGACCCGGAAGATCATCAGGATGACGCCAACGGGCGCGCCGTCGAGATCGAGCAGATAGCCATAACGTGGCAAACCTTCCGGCGCCTCGCGCTGCATGAGGGTGTCGAATGCGCGCACCCAATAATCCCTGCTACGCGCGGGAAAGCCGCGCGCCAGAAGGTCCGCGAGCGCCGGTATGTCGGACTCGACAATCGTCCGGCATCGAACACGCGGGGGCATGCTTGCGGTCATGCGCGCTTAACCATGGGCGCGAACTTTCAGGGTTGGTCGCCAGAAATTCATTTCCTCGGCCGAAAGAAATAGCCAAGCTTCGTTGACCGATCATGAAGGGGCGTCGACCAATGAGCATAAGGTTAAAAGTGCTTTCCATCATGCAGCAGGTCGCTGCCGAACAGGAGAAGCCGCTCGCCGCGCTCACCGATCAGACCGTGCTTGCGGACTCCGGTCTGGACTCGCTTTGCTTTGCGATCATCGTTGCGCGGCTGGAGGACGATCTCGGCGTCGACCCTTTCACGGCATCCGATGAAGTCTATTTCCCCGTCACCTTCTCGGATTTCGTCGCGCTTTATGAAAATGCCGCGGCAGTCTGATCTTTCCTCCCGGTTGAGGGCGGCGTCTCCGGGCGTTGGCGCCTTGCACGCGCGCGGCCGCCGGATGACGTGGCGGGCGGCGCTGGACGCAACAATTCTCAAGGGCGAGAGGCAGGGGCTCGCTGGGAAGTCCGTTCTTATTGCGCTTGCCGCGCAATTCGACGCGGCGCTCGCCTTGCTGGAACTGGATGGCGTCGCGCGGCGGATCGTGGTGGTTCCGCCGGACTTTGGGGCGGAGCACCTGCGCAGCGCGATCCGGCAGGCCGGCGTCGATGTGGTTTTATGCGATCGGGGTGGTTTTGACGGCGATCTGGGAACAGAGCGTGTCGACGTTTCCGAGCCGGCGCCTGACGCTTCTCCGCGTCCCGCGCCGATCGAGACGCAGTGGGTTCTGCCAACCTCCGGAACGACAGGAGAGCCGAAGCTTGTCGCCCATACGCTGGAAGGACTCGCCGGCGCCATTTCCGCGGCAGATGACGCCTCACGCGTCTGGGGCACGTTCTACGATATTCGACGCTATGGGGGCTTGCAGATTTTTCTGCGCGCGGCGATTGGCGGCGCGCCTTTGGTGATCGGTGATGCAGACGAACTCCTGTCGGATCATCTGTCACGGTTAGGAGAAATGGGCGTCACCCATGTTTCGGGCACGCCGTCGCATTGGCGCCGAGTTCTGATGAGCGGGGAAGCGTCGCGCATTGCGCCCCGTTACATTCGTCTCTCCGGGGAAATCGCCGACCGGGCGATCCTTGACGCGATTTCGGCCGCCTATCCCGAGGCGACAATCGTTCATGCCTATGCGTCGACAGAGGCGGGCGTTGGGTTTGAGGTCAGCGACGGGCGGGAAGGTTTTCCGGCGCGCTATCTCGACGGGCTCGCCGGCGTGGATATGCGGATCGTCAACGGTTCGCTCCATCTGCGCTCGGCGCGGACGGCGTCTCACTATGTGGGGCGCGACGATCTGCGGCTGAAGGATGACGAAGCCTTCGTCGATACGGATGATCTCGTGGAGGTGAGCGGCGATCGCTGCTTCTTCAGAGGGCGCCGCGCCGGAACGATCAATGTCGGCGGACTCAAGGTGCATCCAGAGGAAGTCGAGCAGATCGTCAATCAGCACGAGGCGGTGCGGATGTCGCTGGTGAAGCGGCGACGCAGCCCCATCATTGGGGATTTGCTCGTCGTGGATGTCGTCCTGACGGATGGAGCCGGCGATGACGCGCGCCAAAGCGGCTTGCGCGCCGAAATCCTGGCGAATTGCCGCGCGCGTCTCGAGCGGCACAAGATTCCGGCGATGGTCCGTTTCGTGCCGACCCTGCCCATGTCGGCGGCGGGAAAGCTTTTGCGGAGGGAGGCGTGATGCGCCATGTGATCGTGACCGGCGGCAGCCGCGGGCTCGGACTGGCGATGACGCGCCGGCTGATCGCGGACGGGTTCCACGTCGTGGCCGTGGCGCGCAAGGAAAGCGACGAATTGCGCGCGCTGATGGCGGAAAGCGCGGGCGCGCTGTCCTTCGCGGCTTTCGATCTTTCCCGGATCGACGATATTCCGGATTTCGTGCTGGGGCTGAAGAAGTCCCATGGCGCGCCCTACGGCCTCGTCAACAATGCCGGTCTTGGGACGGAAGGGCTCCTCGCGACCATGCATAATTCGCAGATCGAGATGCTCACGCGCGTCAATGTGACGGCGCCGATCGTTTTGACCAAATATGTCGTCCGCAACATGATGTCGGCGGGCGAGGGGCGGATCGTCAATATCTCCTCCATCATCGCCGCCACAGGCTATAATGGCCTCTCGGTCTACGGCGCCACCAAGGCGGCGCTGGTCGGCTTCACCAAATCGCTGTCGCGGGAAGTGGGCCGCATGGGCATCACCGTCAATGTGGTGGCGCCCGGTTTCATCGAGACGGAGATGACGTCGGGGCTCGGCGACGAGGATCGCGCTACGATCGCCGGACGCGCGGCGCTTCGCCGTCTGGCGGCGCCGGCGGATGTGGCCAATGCGGTGTCCTTCCTGCTCGATGCGCGCGCCGGGAATGTCACCGGCTCCGTGATGACGATCGACGCCGGGGCGACGGCCTGACCCTCCAAAAAAGAGCCCGGCCGAAGCCGGGCGAAGGGGGGAACCTGGTTAGCCGAATTGAGAAGGAAGATATCGCCCGCCGCCTGTTCGGACAGCTCGCCGCTCGCCATTTACCGCGCCAAATTCGCCAGCGGCGGCTAATCGCCCCGCTGGAAATGGTCGTAGACCATCCGCGCCGTGGCCTTGTTGATGCCGGGGGCTTTTTCCAGATCGGAGAGGGCGGCGCGGGCGACAGCTTTGGCTGATCCGAAGGCGAGCAGAAGCGCCCGCTTGCGCGACGGGCCGATGCCGGGAATTTCGTCGAGCGGGTTTTTGGTGAATTCCTTTTTCCGCCGGGCGCGGTGCGTCCCGATGGCGAAACGGTGCGCCTCGTCGCGCAGTCGCTGCACGAAATAGAGCGCCGGATCATGCGGCGGCAGGCGGAAGGGCTCGCGGCCGTCGATGAAGAAGGTCTCGCGACCCGCGTCGCGGTCCCGGCCCTTGGCGATGGAGGCGAGCGCGACGCCCTCGACGCCACTCTCGCGCAGCGCCTCGCGCGCCACGTCGAATTGTCCGCGCCCGCCGTCGATCAGCACGAGATCGGGTCGCGCCGGGAAAGCCTCCGGGTCGGCGTCCTTCTCGGGCTCCTTCGTCAGACGGGCGAAACGGCGGGTGAGCACCTCGCGCATCATGGCGTAGTCGTCGCCGGGGGTTATTTCCGTGCTCTTGATGTTGAAGGTGCGATAATGCGCCTTCATGAAACCGGACGGGCCGGCGACGATCATGGCGCCAATCGCCTGCGATCCGCCCGTGTGCGAGTTGTCATAGACCTCGACGCGGCGCGGCGGCGACGGCAGGCCGAAGGCCTCGCCCAAGGCGGCGAGCAGGCGCTGCTGGCTGGCGTCGTCGGCAAGCTTGCGGCCGAGCGCCTGGCGGGCGTTGTTGAGCGCATGCTCCACCAGCTCGCGCTTTTCGCCGCGCTGGGGCGCGATGACGTCGACGCTCTTGCGCAGCCTGGCGGAGAGCGCGTCTTCGAGAAGCGCGCTGTCCTCGATGGGGTGCGACAGCAGAACGCAGCGGGCGGAGGGATGCTCCTCATAGAACTGCGCGAGAAAAGCGTCGAGCACTTCCGCTTCGGTCAGGCTTGCGTCTGCGCGCGGGAAATAGGAGCGGTTGCCCCAGTTCTGATAGGCGCGAAAGAAGAAGGCCTCGATGCAGAAGCGCCCCGCGTCCTTGGCGATGGCGAAGACATCCGCCTCCTCCACGCTGCGTGGGTTGATTCCCTGTGCGCCCTGAATGGCGGAAAGCGCCGAGATGCGGTCGCGCAGCCGCGCGGCGCGCTCGAACTCCAGACGCTCGGCGGCGTCCGTCATTTCGCGTGCGAGTTCCTCGCGCACGCTGCGGCTCTTGCCGGACAGGAAGTCGCGCGCCTCGCGCACCAGCTCATTGTAATCGTCGAGCGCGATTTCTCCCGTGCAGGGACCCGCGCAGCGCTTGATCTGGAAGAGCAGGCAGGGACGGGTGCGATTGTCGTAGAAGCTCTGCGCGCAGGAGCGCAGCAGAAAGGCGCGCTCCAGCGCATTGAGCGCGCGGTTGACGGCCCAGACGCTGGCGAAAGGCCCGAAATAGTCGCCCTTGCGCACGCGCGCGCCGCGATGCTTGGTGATCTGCGGCGCCGCGTGATCCCGCGCGATGAGAATATAGGGGAAGGACTTGTCGTCGCGCATCAGCACATTGAAGCGGGGCTTCATCTGCTTGATGAGGTTGGCCTCGAGCAGCAGCGCGTCGGTCTCCGTCTCGACGGAGATGAAAACCATGGACGCGGTGGCGGAGATCATGCGCGCGATGCGGTTCACATGGCCGGCGAGACGGGTGTAGCTCGCCACGCGCTTGCGGACGTTCTTCGCCTTGCCGACATAGAGCACTTCGCCACTCTCGGCGATCATGCGATAGACGCCGGGGCCGTTGGGCGCGTGCTTCCAGTATTTCTTGATGACCGCGACGCCGCGTTTCACGCTCTCGGGCGTTTGCGGCGCGTCGTCCACGGCGGGCGCCTCCTCGACGACATCCGGCGCGGCTTCGGCGTCGAAGGCGTCGTCATCCTCGGGCGGGAGGTCGCGATTTTGTCCGGGGGGAGGGGTCATCGGGCTAGATTTATGCGCCGAATGCGGCGATGGGAAGGGAGGAGGCGCTCGAGCGCGTCCGTCCCCCTCGGGGCGCGATGACGGCTGGCTCGGGGCGGGGCGAGACCCCGGCGAAGGGCTTGCGTCCGGCTCCGCCCAAGGCCAAAGTCTTCGGCGAGAAGTCGTGGAACAGGACGCACATGCAGCTTTGGGGAATGTCCGCACGGGGCGTCGTGTTTCCGGCCCTTGCCCTCCTTTACGCCGGTTTTTTCTCAGCGACGGAAAGCTGGATCGAGAGGGTTCACCCCTCGATGCAATTGGTCGTGCCGCTCGTGGCCGCGGCCTTGATCATCGGCTCCGTTTTCGCGGCGCTCGAATATGCGGAGGTCGTCGGCGCGCGGGTTGGCGAGCCGCTCGGGACCCTCGTGCTGACCGCGTCGGTCACGATCATCGAGGTGGCGATCCTTGGCTCGATGGTGCAGCATGGCACGGATGATCCGACGGAAGCGCGCGAGGCGATCTTCTCGACAGTCATGATCGTCTGCAACGGCGTCGTCGGGCTTTGCCTGCTTCTGGGCGGGTTTCGTCATGGAGAGCAGGAGCTCCAGACGATGGGCGCGCGGGCCTATCTCGCCGTCCTCATCGCCCTGTCGATCCTCACGCTGGTGATACCGAACTATACCGTCTCTTCCTACGGACCCACGCTGGCGCCGGCGCAGCTCGTCTTCATCAGCGTGCTGTCGATCCTGCTTTATGGTTCGTTTCTTTTCATCCAGACGGTGCGCCACCGCTCCTATTTTCTCGATACGCATCTGGCGCGGAGCGGACACTACGGGGAAACGCCATCGACGGCGCGGGCGCTGGCCGCGCTGGTCGCGCTCTGCGTCAGCCTGCTCGGCGTGTCGCTGCTTGCAGAACGCTTCGTGCCGGCTCTCAAGGAGCTGCTGTCCTGGACCGGCGTTTCCGAGGTCAATCCGATCGCCGGCGCCGCGGTGGCGCTGCTCGTTCTGCTGCCGGAAACGCTGAACGCCATTCGGGCCGCGCGACGCAATGCGTTGCAGACGAGCCTCAACGCGGCGTTGGGCTCGGCCGTTTCCACCATTGGCTTGACTGTTCCGGCGGTGGCGCTCATCAGCCTGGCCACGGGGCGGGACCTCATCATGGGACTTGAGCCGCGCGACGCGGTCATGCTCATCATGACCTTGATGCTGAGCGTGGTCAGTTTCGGCGCCGGCCGCACCAATGCGTTCACGGGCCTTGTGCATCTCGTCGTTTTCGCGACATATGGCTTCTTCCTGTTTGTGCCGTGAGACAATGGGCCATGAGCGAGAACGGTCTGATCCTATATCATTCGCCGCAGACGCGTTCGTCGAGCGTGCTGATCCTGCTCGAGGAGCTCGGCGCGCCCTACAAGCTGCGCGATGTGAATTTCCGCATCGGCGCCCAGCGGCGGCCGGAGTATCTCGCGGTCAATCCGGTCGGCAAGGTTCCCGCCATCGTCCATGATGGCGCGCTCGTTACCGAGCTTGCCGCCATCTTCATCTATCTGGCGGACGCCTTCCC
The DNA window shown above is from Methylocystis echinoides and carries:
- the uvrC gene encoding excinuclease ABC subunit UvrC, whose product is MTPPPGQNRDLPPEDDDAFDAEAAPDVVEEAPAVDDAPQTPESVKRGVAVIKKYWKHAPNGPGVYRMIAESGEVLYVGKAKNVRKRVASYTRLAGHVNRIARMISATASMVFISVETETDALLLEANLIKQMKPRFNVLMRDDKSFPYILIARDHAAPQITKHRGARVRKGDYFGPFASVWAVNRALNALERAFLLRSCAQSFYDNRTRPCLLFQIKRCAGPCTGEIALDDYNELVREARDFLSGKSRSVREELAREMTDAAERLEFERAARLRDRISALSAIQGAQGINPRSVEEADVFAIAKDAGRFCIEAFFFRAYQNWGNRSYFPRADASLTEAEVLDAFLAQFYEEHPSARCVLLSHPIEDSALLEDALSARLRKSVDVIAPQRGEKRELVEHALNNARQALGRKLADDASQQRLLAALGEAFGLPSPPRRVEVYDNSHTGGSQAIGAMIVAGPSGFMKAHYRTFNIKSTEITPGDDYAMMREVLTRRFARLTKEPEKDADPEAFPARPDLVLIDGGRGQFDVAREALRESGVEGVALASIAKGRDRDAGRETFFIDGREPFRLPPHDPALYFVQRLRDEAHRFAIGTHRARRKKEFTKNPLDEIPGIGPSRKRALLLAFGSAKAVARAALSDLEKAPGINKATARMVYDHFQRGD
- a CDS encoding calcium:proton antiporter, producing the protein MTAGSGRGETPAKGLRPAPPKAKVFGEKSWNRTHMQLWGMSARGVVFPALALLYAGFFSATESWIERVHPSMQLVVPLVAAALIIGSVFAALEYAEVVGARVGEPLGTLVLTASVTIIEVAILGSMVQHGTDDPTEAREAIFSTVMIVCNGVVGLCLLLGGFRHGEQELQTMGARAYLAVLIALSILTLVIPNYTVSSYGPTLAPAQLVFISVLSILLYGSFLFIQTVRHRSYFLDTHLARSGHYGETPSTARALAALVALCVSLLGVSLLAERFVPALKELLSWTGVSEVNPIAGAAVALLVLLPETLNAIRAARRNALQTSLNAALGSAVSTIGLTVPAVALISLATGRDLIMGLEPRDAVMLIMTLMLSVVSFGAGRTNAFTGLVHLVVFATYGFFLFVP